The nucleotide window gccttcatccatcggcgccaagtcttgctctaGCTTCACcgtcacgtggtccatcgctccaaagcctccgacttgcccttcacgcttgcaaccggtccatcaagccaagtcttgtcttgatcttctccaccttgatcacatgactcaatgtcatgtctcatgtgcaatgagctccttcatcatcacatgtgtgagctttgcaacatctctaagccattttcaccttcatggcatatgttgctcacacacatgtacctgtagactaattacctgtgtatctcacataaacataattagtccacctaggttgtcactcaattactaaaaccacacaaggaccttttaggcAGTCCCGGCATAGGCGCCACTCGGCGCGGCGGCTCCAAACGTGGCAGCCCTGGCATGGGTGCCCCTCACACCATGGCGGCCTGGCCAGGCCCCAACTGCCGCTGTCCCGGCGTGGTGACTCTGCTTTGCCGTGCTACTCCCCGGCGCGTTCCTCCCGTAGTCCGCCTTGGCTGTAGTGGCCAGCTATCACCCCCACAAGACCAGCAACTGTCACTAGTGCCTGCTGTCGGTACCGTCTCCCTTGTCCTCTACTGTTATCTTCGCATTGTCGCCACTGCAACTCGATTGACAGTTCATTTGGTTTAGCTTCAAAGCCATTCAACTGGTTCACAATTTGTAAGCTCGGTGCAAATTGGGTGCATTTTCCCCCCTTTTGGATGCTGCACTGGATGCGCTGTCTATGAAACTGCACTGGATCCATTGTTTATGACCTATGAGTTTGTTTTTTTTAATGCTAAAGAAAAAAAAGGTACTGGATACATGAACATCACATAATTTTCCAAGTTTTTAAATTCGTGTTGAGTACTATATGCATGTAAAACCTATTACTTTTTCTGATGCCACATATAGTGATGTCACCGTATCATGTCACAGCTTCCTAGGATATCTCTTGTCCAGTTGTTATACGTTGAATTAATGGACTGTATTAAGGTGGTTTAGTTTTAGCCAATTGTCTTATTACCAGCTATTACATACCCTATCCTTTTTTCTCATATATTTCACTTCATTCTAGCTCAGAGATTAATTGCATGCCCTGTTGTTTTTCACTTTGCAAGTTCTGCTCGTCGTTCACTGATGATTGAGTGTTGTGACATTTTCTGGTTGTTATATCTTGAAGCCATGTGCAGTGTAGATTTATATTAAAATTATACATTTACAAATTAAGGTGCTTCTCAAGACCAACTAGGTGTCAACGAGTGCTTTTTCAGAATTTTGTTGATGGGAATGTAAATGTGCTCTGCTAATTTATTCTAAGTATCCATGGTCAGCTCTTGTTATTTCAGTAGTTCCTATTAAATTTTCTACAGTTAATGCACAATTTGGTCCCAAACTTAGATACGTATTGTCTGCGCGTGCATTGTCATCCTCTGTCCTATTTGGGTCACTCAAAGTTTGAAATTCGTTGCTTTATCTTTCTGACAAGTGGGAAATCAGTTCATCCGCATCTTCTCATTTACTGTTGTGAATACAAGGTTTTCTTGTTAAGCGAGGATAAAAAGTTCATTACCTGTCCAGTGTTGGAGCTTCTTGCCTGATCTGAATAGAGCAGGGTTAGCAGAAACTGCGTTGCTATTGCAATGGTAAGTTTCATGTCTCGTTGCTTCGATACTTCTAGTTCATGCTTGTTGTCATTGAATAGTTGTCCCCCCCACACAGCCTTTGGTATAGTCATCCAGTCAATTGCAGAGGCTAGGACATGTGCCAAGAGCCCAATTCCTCCTAGGTACAACCATCTTCCAACTTGCTCCATTGCTCTACTACGTGCAATATGTGACGTAGGATTAAGTTGTTCAGTCAATGTTATGCACACTGTTGCTGTTATTAGTTTAGCCTTGCTCTGCTTTTTTTCTTGCAGTCTGCCTATTTCCACTCCAATTTGTGCAGCCATTCTTTTGCTTTTGGCACTGTTTGATTTTCCTTATTATTGTTGTTTATCGTATATGCATAGATAAATTTGTGGCCTTAACTAGATGATTTGTCGACGTGCGCGAGGACGCGTGTGATGAAGTAGTATGCTTAATTATGAAGTTAGCCACATTCTCGTCATAATCACCTAGCTCTTTTTGAAGCGATATTATTTTGCTTGGACACTAAAAGTCTGTTTCACACCATACTAATTTTTTCACGTACCTATTATGCATTAGTTTTTTATTCACTTTTTAATGTTTAAACTCCAATCCTTATTATCGTATTCATTCAATGCTTAGTTATTATTTCTATTTTTGGACCAAATTCTTGAACATATTAATCAGATGCATGACAAGGTATTGCAATCCTAGCTTTGTCCGGAACCACGAAATGGAAAGCACGTACAAAAAAAACAGAACTTGTGGCGTTTCATATCATTTAAACAGCATTATAGTCAAACACTACTCTTTTTGCATCCCACAGTGTTTTACAACGACACATGTTGTTTCTTGTGTCACCACATTACCACTTGCAGTCACAAAATACGCAGAATCATTTTTTACACGAGAGCGAAAAAAGTGTATAACCTAACAATGAAGCAGATGAGGGGTTGAGATGTGCAGACCGAAATGATTTCATTCAAGTAGATACATGGATCTAATAAAAAAGTTTGAAGCGGGATGTGCTATGTGGTGGAGGGATTCCAACAAGATGGGGAACAGAGAAGAAGATCCGAGAAAACAGTTGTGCACGGGGCAAACCTGAATACGAGGTTCTGTTCGGTTTatcccatattcggtttgttcggcttcttttttcagcaagaatagtgtttctctctcacaacaattcagccggaaccgtatttttcagtcagtttcagtcaagtttcagaccagcgaacgggaccaaAGGCATACGGCGGCACATCAGGCATGGTGATTATATAGTACAAGTGAACAGTTAAATATTGTCCTACTTGGTAGTACAGATATCTTGTCCTACTGGTATATCTAGAATTCGGAATATTCTATAGGATACTTTAATACATCTATAAACATGAAGTATAAACGACAAATCAAATCTCATATTTATCAACAAAAAGTTAAACGACTCGAGAACTCAACCCCTAATAAAAAAATGGTTATCTAAAAAGATGGCAGATGGCAAAATCAATGTTTAATGAATATAAACAGGACCTGTACCAAAAAAACATTAAATCAGTACCAAATCTATAAACGGCAAATCAAATGTCATATTATCAACAAAAAGTTAAACGGCTCGAGAACTCAACATCTAATAAAAAGGGTTATCTAAAAATATGGCGGGTAGCAAAAACAATCTGATATCTTTTTAGATAAAGATGACAGAGGTCACGGAAAACGACGTTTTCAATTATATGCAGTAGTGCATAGAGGTGGCTTTCATATGCTCCCTCCGTACGAAAAAGAATGTAATCCTACATTTCAATTCTCGTTTCAAAAAGATTGTAATTATGGATTTGAGATCAGCTTTTCCAATGGGACTCACTAATTAAAAATACCACTAAATGTCTAAAAAACTACATTACTCTATCCATCCATTGGAAGAACATTCTAGAATGCCATGATTGTTTTTCAGTTTCTACGTCGCAGGAGAATAATAGAGAAGAGGTAAATATATAATTTTACACCTACACTAATCTTACCGATCCAACAATTTTGCATGAGCGCGCAGCAAAACGATCCAAAACATCCCTCATCTTATATGGTGATGCATCAGCATGGATATAAGGATACAAGGTTCAGATTGCACCAAACAACAACGGACTGTGAGTTATCAGTTATGGCAAGACACTTGCCGTTGCCGGGGTGACCGGGATGAAGCTATACGGGTGCACCATCTCAAAGCATGAATCGTGGCGTCATGGGTCGCTGCTTCCACCCGCAACATTGTACCAATCGATTTTGTTCATCTAAATCAGCCCGTCCAAGCCCAGCAGTTATCCCACCAGCAAGCCACATCCACATGTGAACATGGGAAGCGATGTCGTTGTCTACCCATTTGCCCGATGCCCGGGATGGTATCATGGGCCTACTTGGGCCGGGCTCGCGAACCCTAACAACCTCCCCGTTACTGTACGAATCATGAAACATTTCCGTATAACACGGGGGGCAGAGAGCGCACACGAGGGCGTCACGATCTCCCCGGGAGAAGCGGATCTTGCGGAGCTCTCATGTCCGCCGGTAGGGCGACCTGTCACAGTGATTGGACAGTGCAGCTGCACCTCGTCCCAGCAGCATGCTGCCTGCGTCCGCGTCTTTTCTGCTGCCCACATTCCCCAACGCCCGTACCGCGTACCGGTGCTGGTCGCCCTCCCAGATTGTCCTCTTCTTTCAACCAGCTTGCTTTTGGTCGCTCCAACGCCGCCGCTACGTGCTAAACCATGGGGAAAAGGGAAAGGGGAGAGGCTAGTGCGGAGCCGCGCCTGCTAGTGGCACTAGTTTACTGCTGCTGAGGGAGGGAACACGCTGTTGTGGAGCAGGTGAGTCGTGAGTGAGTGAGTTCCTTCTAAATTTAGTCGGGGTCAGGTGAAAACGCAAGCGAAACGGCCGCCCGTTGGATTGGCCTCGGTCCGGCTCTTCCCCTTTCGTTGTGCTTATTCCTTGGCGTGTGCACTATCCTATCCATCTGGTGATTTCGCCCTCCGTTGGCTTGTGCTGATGCCTGCTAGCGGTTCTCGATTTCGCCTGGAAAaggtttgtttttatctttacGTTGGTTGGGTTTTTGGAATCACAGGATGCGACTTTCTGGTCCGCGTTCTTGATTTGTTGCTATCTCAATTTTCAGGTTGAACAAACACGCGTGCATTCGGCGTGGGTTATCTTGGGATATCGTCTGCAAAGATGAGAAGGTGACGGATCCGTTCCACGACTGCTTCGGTCCTTGGAGGAATTAGGCGTCCTAGTAGAATCCAAATGCAGAAACCAGTCTCCTGACCAAAAAAAAGGGCAGTTGCGCACGTGGTGTTCGTCGAAAAGCCACACCGCACTGAGGGAGTTGCAGTTGCAGCTTGCAGCCGTCACAATCGTCACAATGAGAGATTTTGCATCTTGCCTAAGTCAAAGCGCTGTTCAGGTTGCGCATTCCTCTTCCTCAAGTGGGCAAAACTTGGTGCAGTGTGCATACCTGGCACACCTGCGCGGCAAGCCTTGCGTGGTCACCGTCACCTGGAGCAAGGTGGCCTCGGGGCAGGCTTTTGCCATCTCCATCCATGACTACAACCGTTGCCTCTGCAAGACGGAGGTGAAGCCCTGGCTGTTCTCCAAGAGGAAGGGTTCCAAGGTTATGGAATTGGATAGTGGCAGTGTGGAGATCATCTGGGACCTATCAACCGCAAAGTTTGCAGCTGGGCCAGAGCCACTCGAAGGCTTTCGCGTTGCTCTGCTCTATGATCTAGAAGTCGTCCTTGTTTTAGGCGACCTAAGCAAGCAGGAGGATCACCGGGTTCTGTCGGATGCTTTACATTCTGATGCAGTCATGATAGCTAGGAAGGAGCACATTTATGCGAAGAAGGTGTATTCGGCGAAAGCTCGGTTTTTGGACATTGGTCAGATTCATCACATCTCCATAGAGTGCGACACGGCAGGGGTGAGGGATCCCAGCCTAGAGATTAGGATTGACAAGAAGAAAGTGTTGCAGGTGAAGAGGCTGGCATGGAAATTCAGAGGGAACCAGACTATCTATGTCGATGGACTTCCAGTGGAGGTGCTCTGGGATGTGCATGACTGGCTATTTGGTTCCTCGAACGGATGTGCGGTGTTTTTGTTTCAGTCAGGCCACTCCATGGAAAAATTTTTGTTCAGAACATGCTCACAGAATGAAAAGGAGCCTCAAGCACATCGTTTTGGTTTCACATTGATATTAACAGCGTGGAAGACTGAGTAAGCACTAGGCAGAAACATGATGGCAGGTTTCTTCAACTACTCTGCTCTGAATGTTGAATAGTAACAGTAGGAATCTAGGATCTAGCAAGTCTAACAAGGCCCTTTGCAAGAATTCCGTGCTTGTTACATATGCTGTCCTAGCGGTAGTTGACAAGTTGAGATTCCCTTTAgaatatgcatatgatctttgACATATCATCAAAGGTATTTAGATAGGATGTGGGACTCTGGTGCTCAGGTCATTTACTATCATGTCTCACTATTTACACTTTTGATGAGAAGTTCATTATAGAATATTAAAAATGATGTCTACACTTCTGCTGGCTTTGCAATTGTAATGTCGTGTGTTTAAAATGACACTCAGCACATATGGCATCAAATTGAGCAAACCTGCCACAATTTAGCAAATATGTCCATTCCTATCTATTccattgttttgttttgtttttaccAAAGCATAATGGTGGCAATCAGTTCATTTCATAACTTTGCAACTCTGAACATGCTGCACTTTCCTTCCCAATGTATTGCCACCATAATGGATAAACATCGCCTTGAGATTTACTACTAGATCACTGGATACAGTTGAGAACTGAAAGTTAGATGCCCAAACCCAACATATACTAGTGATAAAAAATAGAATAACAGCGCTAGAAATGCAGCTTTCCAACACGTCCAACAATATTCTGTAAAAGGATTTCATGTTCCTAACTTATATTGTGGTAATGCTTGTTTACAAGTTGAGATTTTAATATCCATATAATTTTGATATAGCAGGAGGGTATTTAGATAGGATGGGGGACTCAAGGGCTGATATTTTGTATTTTCATGCTACCAGCTTTGAACCTTTTGATCAAATATCCAAGAGTGCCAGAAATGATACCTGTTCTGCGGGCCTTGTAATAATTGTTCCTTGCATGTTTAAAATGAGGGTAAGTAGGGATAGCATTTGGTTGGGAAAATCTTCAGCAGATTTTGTACCAAGCCTGCATCGTTATATAAAAGATAATGCCGATTTTTTGTTTGTTTCCATTATATCATTTTCTTTTTCCCAAAGTGTAATGGTAGTAATCAGTTATACCATTTCTTGTACTAGCGCTCAATCGCTCATGGTAATCATGTGGGCCACCAATTTGAGCGTGCATGGCCGTGCGCTGCAGAGTTCATGTTGGGACATACCTCAAAGTGAAGAAAAATAAATTCTAACAGGGAAATTTTGATTTTGAATATTCATATGATCTTCTATATATGGAGGGGTAGGTATTTAGATAGGATGTGGGATTCGAGTGCTCAAATTTTCTGTTATCATGTCACCTCACCTTTACACCTTCTGATGGAAAGTCCATGATAGAATACTTAAAATGGTGTCCACACTTCTAATCTTCACAATTGCTATGCCTTTGGGTATTTAAAGTGAGGCTCAGGAGAAACAGCATAGAGTTGAGCAAATATGCCATCATATGACCATTATCTTTTTTCTTATCTACTCCATTATTTCGTTTTTGCCAAACCAATGGTGGCAATCAGTTATTTATTTCACAAGTGTGCAGCTCTGAACATGATTCATTTCCCCTCCCAATGTGTTCCACATTAATGGAAAAACATGTTACTGAACTCGTGAGGAAGTTGAAACTTAGATGTCCAGAACCTGCAAATCATTGCTAGAATAGTAAGTAGAAATGCAGGGGGTCTGCCAAGTCTAGCAATACCCTGTACAAGGATTCCATGTTCCTCAATCCggtcaactttttttttttgtaaagacCGTTCCTCATTTATGTCGTCATAGCTAGAGAAATTGTTGACTAGTTTACATCTTCATATCCATGTGTTTTTGTATATGTAAAAAAAAACCTCaacctggtggtggtggtggtggtgtgtgtgtggtggggtgtggggggggggggggggggggggggggggggggggggggggggggttgttgtTGTTTAGAGTTTAGATAGGACGGAGAAGTTGAGTGCTCAGATTTCGTGTTATCATGCCTTTTTCACCTTTACACCTTTTGATGAAAGGTGTAGGATAGAATACCAGAAATGGTGCTGCACTTCAACAGTTCTTGCAATTTTCATGCCTCGCATGTTTAAAACGAGGGTAGGTACAGATAGCATTTAGTTAGGAAAAATCTGCCACACCATATACTGTTCCTAGTTATTAGCAATACCATTGAGTGCAATGTTGGCTATCttctttccttttctattccAACCGTTTTCTTTTGCTGCTCCAAACATTTTGTACATTCCCACCAATGTGTTTGCGCATTATATCAGAACTAAATAAACTTCTGGAGCTTCAGTAACCATATCACTGCCCCAAATGTGGGAATGGAAAGTAAGACACACAAAACAAACAAGTTTAGTCTAGTGAGAGAAAACTACTCCTATATACCCTTGTTTGATGCACCGTACTTCGAAAAAAGTACAGAATCGCTGCCTGAGTgcataaaaaaaaaaactcctgcGGTCGGCAGACAACCCCCACGTATGGATCCGTTACTAtataagcgcgtgtttagttgtgTGGATTTTGGAATTTGGGctattgtagcattttcgtttttatttggtaattagtgttcaatcatagactaattaagctcaaaacgttcgtctcgcaatttccaaccaaactgtgcaattagtttttttttccgtctacatttaatgctctatgcacatatcgcaagattcgatgtgatagataccGTAATACTTTTTGGGAAAAAAttttagaactaaacaagggctaagtgGGTGAGTGCTTTGGGAAAAGCAGGACGAGAGGATTTTTTTTTTAGCTCTGCCAGGCGATCGAGCGCACCACGGGGCTCGAACCCACGAGGGTGCCGACCGGACCTCCTGACCAGCTAGTCCGTGGAGCCGTTGGCAATGCATACAAAACAAATTGTATGGGATATGTGATTGTATCACGCACTCTAGCTATACGGGATTACACCTTTAGATGATACTAAAATCCAGTTACCcttctttttaaaaaaagaaaaagaaaaaaaaggtgaCTAGCACATATGCTGATATGCAGCAAATGCAGTGGTCAAATTTTTTAATGGTCCATGGTTAGCTCATCTGCACCTAGTTTAATTCGCATGCTAACCGCAGACTAAATCACATCAGAACAATCTAGAGTGCAAATCCCAATGCTATACGTTAATTCGAccgcaagaatggcatgctctaACTCACTCCCTCACACAAGACAAGACGTTCTCACTGACCCCATTTTCTAGAAGCACTCATGCAATTGGTTGTTAGCAAGTTCATAGTAGCTGTAGCACGGAGGAGATCATCTGGCGAAGCAAAGAATATCCCAGGCGAGTGGCGAGGCGAGCCTAGGGCCGGAGATTGACTTGGCATTCCACTGATGCCTCTCATGGGCTCCATCCATCCATATTGAGATCTGCAGGCCGTCGGCTGGTCCCGTCCCTGAATAAGCGTCAGCGTCTCCCTCAGGGCTCAGGCCTCAGCGAAGCGAGGGAAGGAAAGCGAGGAGGCAACCGCCGCGAACACAGGGACCCGCCCGGTTAGCTTGTCTCTCGCCATCGCCTCAGATACTGAAACCATCGCGGTCGCAGCAATGCCTACGCACGCACCATTTCGTAcgcttccttcttcttcttctttttccttgTCGATCGTCTCTGTGGGATGGGATGGGGGTGGGAAGGGAAAGCTCTCCTGTTTGCGTTTGTCTTGTGCCGGAATGGGGATGTTCCAACTGACGACGCTGAGCCCTGTTTGTTTGGTCCCGTTTCGCATTTCGATGGACGTGCGCGCGCGCCGGACGGCGGACCTGTAGGCACCTGTTCACGGCTGACCGCGCCGTTATGTTTGTGTTCACCGACGGAGAATTCGCCCGACGTGCTTTGTTTGTGATTGCGAgggttttgtttgtttgtttgtcgaCACTTGCGTATAGTACGTGGAAAACATATCTAgtgctccatatatatatatgacaaagACCCAAAGAGCTCATCTGACGAGTGTGCTATTTATGCCCCTGATGAAGAAAGAATCGCTAGTTCTTACATGTTACAAACAGGCAGCAGCTGGAGctgttcttttttttctttttatttttgatTTGAAAGATCAGCTGGAGCTGTTCTTGACATAGGAACTAGAGCTAGTGTTGTTGACCATCTGTCCACCTGAACGTATATATCTGAGCATGCCGACGGATCAGAAGTCCACAAACGATTGCTGAACACCGCATGCCGACAGAAACGCGGCTGTTACTGAATTTGAGCACGTAGCTCAATATATATAGCTCATACGATACTCATGACTTATGTTTGCTCCACAAAGAAATGTTTATGACCAGTGCGGCAGTCGCGTGGAAAATTAACTAATTAAAGAAGAAGCAGGCAGGCGGCCATCGATCGGTCGGCGGATGAACAACGTGGCTCTTTGTTGGTGATGATGACGCGGTAGACCAGGGGCACCATAAAGATTTAACTGTGATGACCTAACACGGAGATGAGATTTCCCCCCTTCCGTTTGCGTCGCGAGGAGGCCGGCCTTTAGTTTTCTCGAGCGCAGCGCCTAGCGCGGAACAAAAGGCTCCCGCGCGCCTGCTTGTTTattcggggggggggggagatatgGACGGACAGCGACGCGGCACCGGGACCGGGGGTTTTAAAGCGCTCCTCACCTCCCAGCTCCCGGTGATTATTAAGAGCGGAGGCGCGGTCGGCGGTAGGATAGGAAAGAACAGTCCAAGCAAGCAAAGCAACCAGGGCGATCGCGGCGTTGCTCCTCGCCTATTCCAGCTGCTGGGCTGATCGGCGTCCGACGGCTTGGGTTCGGATCGGAGAGTCTGGGACGACAGAGACCGGCCGGCCATGGCGTGGATGCGGTCGCTCTTCTCGCCGCTCAAGAAGCTCTGGATCCGCATGCATTCCGCGCAGAACAAGAGTACGTGCCACCAGTCGTCTCCCGGCTCCTTCTGTCGTTCCTGTTCTAGTGCTCGTGCTTTGATCGCCGATCGATTGCATGCAATCCAATCCATGTTCTGTCGTTCTGATATGTTCTCTGCTGTGTGAAAATTGATGAGCAGAGAGGGGCATCTACATCCTGTACGAGGACGTCAAGTCGTGCCCCTGCGAGGACGTGCAGATCCTCTGGTCCATCCTCGTCGAGTCGTCCCACTCCCACCCGCCGCCGCTGCGCCTCAAGCACTGACTCCCTCCGACCACACCGGGCTCCGGCCGCCGCGTCCACCCCGTCGAGCACGGCGCAGTAACGTACCGACGGCGGCTGCGGCAAGCGGCCAGAGCATCAGCAGGCGACTGATCGTTCCGACCGACACAACGAAACTGTCGGTGTTACGGTGTATGTACATAAAGATGACCAGTGGCCGTAGTTCACCTTCTTCTTCAGCCGTGATACGATACGATCGGCGGTTGAAAAAAGAAAGTTTCCTTTATTTGATCCATCCATGGAGATGGTGTGCGCAGGAGATGAGTTCCTTGATTCATCCTGCCCCGTCGTCCTCCAGCAGAGCAGATGCAGAGCAGGCGTCCGTCCCTCACCGACACCGCGAgcgatttttttttccttttcctttctctttgcTTTTGTTTTTGGAAAAGGAACGGCACGGTTGGTGATCAGAGTCAATGGGCCGCGTGTGCCTCTCTCTACTTAGCTTCTAATCTCGCGCCATATCTCCTAcgactaaaaagaataaagtatGGTCATttttttggttcgtccgtctgtctACACCCGTACGATATCCCGCgtgatagaaaaaaaaattgccaTATCTGCGATCCCCGTCTgctttgaagaaaacaaatcgatcacctgagaccacatgcatagaagaaaacaataatcatggatggaaggaaacaataatcattcatagaaggaaacaataattatgcatggaaggaaacatcagtggtgccaaataaaatatGTGCACGTTATACATTGTGAGACCGGTGAACCTTATGCAATTTactaaacgaatattcccaccattagtatataTGTCCATTCCCTTGCGTTTCTTCatgctcccattagcatataatatgaaagtattgttgtgttcatcaccacTTTCGGTTGATTACTctcattagcatatacttcctctaccccaaaatataagtcgttatgagATACGTGCAGGTTAaattttctcaactttgactaggtttataaaaaatacgtgcaatatttatatctttaaataagtttattataaaatatattcaatgttctatGTATGATACTAATTacgtattataaatattaatattattttttatataattagGTAAAAGTTAAAAAAAGATAACTTCTCAGGAAgtgagaatgaattctattttgggacagggGGTATATGAAAGCAAGTGTTAAAATATTTTAAGAGTAAAGTACATcagcggtccctaaacttgtatcgttgtgtcatcccggtccctaaactcgcAAATCGACCGTTTAGGTCATCAAACTTGTTCATCTGTGTCATCTCGGTCCCAAAACTTGTTCGGCTG belongs to Miscanthus floridulus cultivar M001 chromosome 4, ASM1932011v1, whole genome shotgun sequence and includes:
- the LOC136552578 gene encoding uncharacterized protein; amino-acid sequence: MRDFASCLSQSAVQVAHSSSSSGQNLVQCAYLAHLRGKPCVVTVTWSKVASGQAFAISIHDYNRCLCKTEVKPWLFSKRKGSKVMELDSGSVEIIWDLSTAKFAAGPEPLEGFRVALLYDLEVVLVLGDLSKQEDHRVLSDALHSDAVMIARKEHIYAKKVYSAKARFLDIGQIHHISIECDTAGVRDPSLEIRIDKKKVLQVKRLAWKFRGNQTIYVDGLPVEVLWDVHDWLFGSSNGCAVFLFQSGHSMEKFLFRTCSQNEKEPQAHRFGFTLILTAWKTE